DNA from Elaeis guineensis isolate ETL-2024a chromosome 2, EG11, whole genome shotgun sequence:
gaaaaaagatgacaagaaaagcaagccgatgcggcgacgaccaagaacctccagacgacatcggcatcaaaaagaaaaagaaaaacaacaacgccaacaaacaaacaagcggcaagagaagacacatagaaggacgaaagacaaaaagagccctaaggggacctgacttcttccgacttcgaactttcggcttcgaccctcatcaaggagtgccttaagctttcgacttcttcttccaattccttctctctcattagcatctccatatatctccgatgaagtcactgactttcgttctccgcctctcgacgcctttttctcaggacctcagattccgcctccgcattCTTGACTGtccgctgctcgtataccagctggatcttcaattgctgcagttcgaTCTTTCCCTCCCCAAggacgacagatagctcttctacgattcttctcagggattggagttcgtcagaaTCTCGaataggagcaaactgagctccttcagctagctgccattgaaggcgggcaacctcgtcggtcgccatcctgagcttccccttatagtcgtccacctgcttgcaccagccggtccGATAAGCGTCGTAGCTCGCCTCGATatcctggagctattgctgaaggtcggagaacttcgaccattcccgatcgcagtcggcccgagtcggaagccgggacgagcttccttccaactggctaatcctctcctgtgcagccgacagctccactctgagagagctgatcttggcagtttGAGCCCAGGATCGGTCGCTGGCGCACTTCTtgtattcctcgagctccttctcgaagttcgctttcctccgactgtactccatgatccctttcacatggaggttccgaaagtgggtggcctccgcgatggcctcagagtgactctccctaaacctgcgaagttcgccatccatctccttcgacctttttgttaaatgatgaactttcttcttcagacgttggatcgtggacttcagcggaattccctgtggcaagggaagtgcttcggcaggacactgccatcgggagacaaaagcgtcaaggcgcgtctcattgcagagaaaaaaaaaagagagagaggggggaagaagagtggagaagccctccgtatggagaaacccaattttattgattgaatgttccttaaagacaagagggaaaagaaaaattgcaataaaagaaaaatacaaagtcagagatctcagacctctgaagtagaagtcggggagctcggtgttcttggaagggatGCTGCGGTGACggtggcagtgggagagggcccgaCTTCGTCTTCAGATACCTCgttcaagaagctgagatcgaactcgaaaaatttcttgaccaccttctcctggcagagctcgaaccctttgatgaatgctttttGATCGaatttgacgttcaggtccctcatctccgcggaggccttaaactcctctactgctaggaccctggcctccgagatcagaatcgaaatctgctccgtcaaattcgcgatctcggcctccgccttcctcaccgtctcctccgagatctgtttttctttctcaagggcctcttggaggttggctacctcagcaACTTTTTCTTTGAAGCGGACGACTTCAGCCCgacgactctcctccgcctggatggcatcccttctcgcccggttcgtcgcctcgatgttggcaaggagctgatgtccgatctgcaaggacggccaggaggtcagaatgaaagtcgAAGAATTAATTAAACAAAGGAGCGGAGAGAAGGAGGATAGTAaacctgtttacctcgagaaaggatcctagagagtcccaaacccgctgttcgggatcggcacgatcaatcctctggacgacttcagacaggatgcagccgttgatcagtcgctttatcaagtccctgtcattaaagggattctcccctggctcttcttcggaaccgtgGGGCTCTTCGTTGGCGgcccggtggctactcaccctacgggccaccgacttccttctcctctccctctcaacccctggcacctcctcgaagcggacccccgaagcgagaacctcagcgggggaactctttgaagaggcccggggagccggaggctcgacgtctgaaggcacgtcgaccgcgagggccgcctgggcaggcgtggccgagctcgtctcctccgttctggccttctttaccgatccggaggccgcggcgcctttttcttttgtgggccttgagacccctggcgagcgtccgcactgcttcgacgtccattcctaaaaaaaaaagagagatcagtaatggagtgaaaaaggaagaagcgacacacaaaaaaaaaagagaaaaaaaaagagaaaaaaaaagaagagaaagaaagaaaaagaagagagaagaagagcaggagaaaagaagaagaaatgaaagatgggatactcgtgggattcagggggctcaagccgatgttgaacaaaaactgctccttcagaaggttggaaagggaaggagtcGAATAACTGAGAAGCTTccggcggcctgaaggtcgtcctcccccaggttgggggcccgacggacagagtcccttagggagccccaagggggcagtcccagctTCAAGATCGGGCACTAGACGTAGAGGTACTTTTCCTTTCAATTATGGATCGAAGAGcgagcacccttcagtaaccccttcttgccgaactggggagagaagtaccaccagtccttggtcgaggggtggcgcttgaaagtgtaaaaatgcctaaacaaagaaagagacggctgaacttcgactacgtggcaaaggaagagaaaccttatcagaaacctaaaggaattcggcgtgactgaagccaaagaaatgtctaaaaaacggaaaagagcgacgacgaagggcgaAAGCGGAAGATGGAGCCCAGCAtcgaaggcctcctggtacagacagaaacgaTCAGacggggggtgctagcccggtcgacgggatcaggaagctccaaatcgtactccggaggaactccgtattgAACTCTTATCAACAAAAGCTCATCCGAAGTCAGGAAACAAGAAATGGCGCCTggcgcaaaaatcggacgaggcccagccctagatgagggttctggagggctgaggcggacgaactcttgAAACCACTAGAGGCGaaggtgccagaagacatttcaaacaaggaccctaaaagtcccggagaaatcaggcgaaataagagaCGAAAGGTTCACAGGGGACCAAACCAGGAGAATACGacggaagaaaaatggaagagaaagggcacctagatggcaagaagagaagcgaaagtttcgggactaacctaagtcactccgaaggatgcagagatgcgaggacaaggacgactcgaagaacgcctagggccaaggtggacgccaaagagggtcagagctcttggAGAGAGGGTAGACACCGacggaactttcaggcggaacAAAACTtctgaaggcggaaaggcgggtttaaatagcccctgggatccggcgctataatgatcgcggatcaccccaggccgacccacgctcgccacgtgtcccactcgccatagcagacggctaaaagcagcTAACAACTGACagggccattactgcaccgtgccTGGACCAACGCTCCAGCGAaaattccgaaaggtcccttcagatcgctccgatttgaaaagactccggcacgcgcgcattaaatgagggcgatcgtgcacaggattcaagaggacaacttcgactgtgaaaatttctctgtacttccttcattcgaaactcaaactcagaagtagggggactggtattgggtataaaatacccccccagccgaagttcataccaggagtgaccctccaggggttctaccaacgtccgaccttcggcgacatcttcccgaacctctccggcggtcgagcctccgtaacgttcccaagttctgccgacggataaactgccACCAGTGTgggccggattctccacgatgggCAGACTTTACCCGAGTCCCGgtagtggtcgaccaccttctggtctgcatccggactcctacgggagccagacttcatccccgacttcaactgcaggtagacttcatccggactcctacgggagccggacttcgtctccgacttcaactgcaggtagacttcatccggactcctacgggagtcggacttcatccccgacttcaactgcaggtagacttcatccggactcgtacgggagtcggacttcgtccccaactccaactgagggaagacttcatccggactcctacgggagccgggcttcgtccccgactccaactgcagatagacttcatccggactcctacgggagccggacttcgtccccgactccaactgagggaagacttcatccggactcctacgggagccgggcttcgtccccaacttcaactgcagatagacttcatccggactcctacgggagccggacttcgtccccgacttcaactgcaggtagacttcatccggactcctacgggagccggacttcgtctccgacttcaactgcagatagacttcatccggactcctacgggagccggacttcgtccccgacttcaactgcaggtagacttcatccggactcctacgggagccggacttcgtctccgactccaactgagggaagacttcatccggactcctacgggagccgggcttcatccccgacttcaactgcaggtagacttcatccggactcctacgggagccggacttcgtccccgactctaactgagggaagacttcatccggactcctacgggagccgggcttcatccctgacttcaactgcagatagacttcatccgaactcctacgggagccggacttcgtccccgacttcaactgcaggtagacttcatccggactcctacgagagccggacttcgtccccgacttcaactgcaggtagacttcatccggactcctacgggagtcggacttcatccccgacttcaactgcaggtagacttcatccggactcctacgggagctggactttgtccctgactccaactgagggaagacttcatccggactcctacgggagccggacttcatccccgactccaactgagggaagacttcatccggactcctacgggagccagacttcgtccctgactccaactgcaggtagacttcatccggactcctacgggagccgtacttcgtccccgacttcaactgcgggtagacttcatccggactcctacgggagccggatttcgtccccgacttcaactgagggaagacttcatccggactcctacgggagccggacttcgtccccgacttcaactacaggtagactttatccggactcctacgggagtcggacttcgtccccgacttcaactaagggaagacttcatccggactcctacgggagccggacctcgtccccgacttcaatcgcaggtagacttcatccggactcctacgggagccggacttccatcctgaactcctgttgcaggcagacctcaccccgaactcctacgagggccggactccgagttcCTATCGCAAGCAACTCACTCCGAGTTTCcgttacaaacgatctacttcagacttctaccacgagcggtctgtaccggattcccaccgtaagccttcatacGAGCTTCCAATGCGGACGaatctctccagcgccatccgacagccaccgtcggtcggccctctGTCCAAGTCTGCGCGAAACCGGACggcatctgcggaaagcctctgaccgagctcctacggcaagaggTCCTCACCTGCCGccgtagcgcccaaggcaccccaacaggatttgcagcatccgagctcctctcagatggataactACCTCTTTTccgtcaggcacctcaaccgaacttcggccgacaggcctggaccccctggcaggccgcagtaacggccacgactctgctccacttcctgcgacggattccgcgcgactccattactccctggcaggccgcagtaacggccacgactctgctccacttcttgcgacagATCCCGCGtggctctatcactccctggcaggccacagtaatggccactactctgctccacttccaatGATTAACTAACATTAGTTAGTTACACTTTCAATGATTAACTAACATGATTACAAAAATTCGAAGTTATTCCCACCCTTGGATATAGAACTTTTCGTCTTTATACAATTCAAATTAGTCAACCTTTTCCTGTTAATTATGTATCAAATTACTATCACCTTTAGGTCAACTGTAACTGATACATTTTTATGCAATTCCAAAACTATAATGAAAGAGAAAATTATTAGCCCTCGATGACTCAGCTACCCAAGATTCATAGAATGCTTCGGATCCATTGGGGCTACGTGAAAATATACTTGAACATTGTAATAATGAGTGGAAttacaaaataaataatatataaattattcaaatattccATCATGATGAGAATAGAATCAAAATGTTCTTCCAGCCATTACGAGTCCAACGGTTCAAAAATCGTTCAAATTGGATGTAAAACGAAAAAGATATAGTGATTTTACCAAAAACTTAATAATGGAAGACTAAACCGTAAATCTCATATAAAAAAAGAGGCTTttctgtaaaataatttttttaaataagtcTATCAAAAAACTATAGGGATCTTAATGCAATTTACTATTTTATTTGGGACTAAATTGTAAAAATCCCTAAACTAATTCAATCAATTACTGAAGAGGGCCTTTTACATAATACAAACTTTATAAAGGGTTTATTGAAAAATACTTTTTTCTCTAAATGGATCCAACCCGGATTTCGAATTTCAAGTTGGAACCAAAACCTAAACCCATTTGGAActttatcttcttcctcttctcgttGCTCCGATCAAAGCCCCAAAACGCCCATGGCCGAGCCTCCCCATGCATCAAACGGGAGGCCGAACGGCCACTCTTTGCCATCTCAACCACCGGAGAGGCCAGAAGGGAGGGCGGCGGACCACCCCTTCGTCGGAGGACAGTGGAAAAACCCACCACCTCGCGCTATCGTGGCAAAAGCCGTGGTCCCCACGACTGCAGCCCATCGCCACCAC
Protein-coding regions in this window:
- the LOC140855602 gene encoding uncharacterized protein, whose protein sequence is MVDRMVVAMGCSRGDHGFCHDSARWWVFPLSSDEGVVRRPPFWPLRWLRWQREWTSKQCGRSPGVSRPTKEKGAAASGSVKKARTEETSSATPAQAALAVDVPSDVEPPAPRASSKSSPAEVLASGVRFEEVPGVERERRRKSVARRVSSHRAANEEPHGSEEEPGENPFNDRDLIKRLINGCILSEVVQRIDRADPEQRVWDSLGSFLEIGHQLLANIEATNRARRDAIQAEESRRAEVVRFKEKVAEVANLQEALEKEKQISEETVRKAEAEIANLTEQISILISEARVLAVEEFKASAEMRDLNVKFDQKAFIKGFELCQEKVVKKFFEFDLSFLNEVSEDEVGPSPTATVTAASLPRTPSSPTSTSEV